The Fortiea contorta PCC 7126 genome has a segment encoding these proteins:
- a CDS encoding S-layer family protein — MGGVGNGGNIDIQTGKLSLDNGSYFTASTNGQGNGGNIIVKATDTISISNNSTISSSVINTGVGNAGNIDILAKSFSASGGSLIFNSNLGGKGNGGNILINTKDYVSLTGGSFLLNGTIGEGNGGNTKIQAGGAVIISGRSCISSGVLETGVGNSGDIEISARSFELSNAALLLTLSAGKGNAGNVFITTSGNTTIKDSNIATFITKDRNAGKIAIRAGGDVFISGKSELLSSPYLNAVGKGGDIEIQGRNFSLSDGAVLRSSTESKANAGNVLINATDDISFTNGANILAQTFNQGNAGDVTVNAGGKFSLQGTTTDGLKFDTGIFSRVEKDSGLTGKTEGGNINVTARDLYLNGAVLSVSSSGNGTAGNININSDTVELDNKAAIEAVNKFTDGGNIRLTADDLLLLRHNSNITASAGSGGNGGNININAKFLVAIPKENSDISANAYLGNGGNIEINSQGIFGIQARPKPTDYSDITASSELGLPGVIKINAPDDRSLQSLFAGALPFISSDEFLARSCIARGNKVHNSTFYLTGTGGLRTDRPWALTSPYTTGDVRGVGTSVFSNKGDSIVPAEGSYRLSDGQMVLSRECSRS; from the coding sequence GGTGGAAATATTGATATCCAAACAGGAAAGCTTTCGTTAGATAATGGCTCTTATTTTACTGCTAGCACTAATGGACAGGGAAACGGTGGCAATATTATTGTTAAAGCAACAGATACTATTTCGATTTCAAATAACAGCACTATTTCCAGTAGTGTTATTAATACAGGTGTAGGTAATGCAGGAAATATTGATATCCTCGCCAAGTCATTTTCTGCAAGCGGAGGATCTTTGATTTTTAACAGCAATCTTGGTGGTAAAGGTAATGGTGGCAATATTTTAATAAATACAAAAGATTATGTTTCCTTAACAGGTGGTTCTTTCCTGTTGAATGGTACAATAGGTGAAGGTAATGGTGGAAATACAAAAATTCAAGCAGGTGGTGCTGTAATAATTTCCGGACGTAGTTGCATATCTAGCGGCGTGTTGGAAACTGGGGTAGGTAACAGTGGTGATATTGAGATTTCAGCCCGTAGTTTTGAGCTATCTAATGCTGCTCTTTTGTTGACGTTATCTGCTGGTAAAGGCAATGCCGGTAACGTCTTTATAACCACATCAGGTAACACAACTATTAAAGATAGTAATATAGCAACATTTATTACCAAAGATAGAAATGCTGGGAAAATTGCAATTCGCGCAGGTGGTGATGTTTTTATTTCTGGAAAAAGCGAGTTGTTGTCTTCTCCTTACCTAAACGCAGTAGGTAAAGGCGGAGATATTGAAATTCAAGGGCGCAATTTTTCTTTATCTGATGGTGCTGTTTTACGTTCCTCTACTGAGAGTAAAGCAAATGCAGGAAACGTGTTAATTAATGCTACTGATGATATTTCTTTCACAAATGGTGCTAACATCCTAGCTCAGACATTTAACCAAGGAAATGCAGGTGATGTCACGGTGAATGCTGGAGGAAAATTCTCTCTTCAAGGAACGACTACCGATGGTTTAAAATTTGATACTGGCATCTTTAGTAGAGTTGAAAAAGATTCAGGATTAACAGGTAAAACTGAAGGCGGTAATATTAATGTCACAGCGCGTGATTTATATCTAAATGGTGCTGTTTTATCTGTTAGTAGCTCTGGTAATGGAACTGCCGGCAATATTAATATTAATTCTGATACCGTGGAACTAGATAATAAAGCGGCTATTGAGGCTGTCAATAAATTTACTGATGGTGGAAATATTCGCTTAACTGCAGATGATTTATTACTCTTGCGTCATAACAGCAACATCACCGCAAGTGCCGGGTCAGGTGGCAATGGCGGTAATATCAATATTAATGCTAAATTTCTCGTCGCTATTCCCAAAGAAAACAGCGACATCAGCGCTAATGCTTATCTGGGAAACGGTGGCAATATCGAAATCAATTCCCAAGGCATCTTCGGGATTCAAGCCCGCCCCAAACCAACTGACTACAGTGATATTACAGCTAGTTCAGAATTAGGTTTACCCGGTGTGATTAAAATTAACGCACCAGATGACCGTTCTCTGCAAAGTTTATTTGCCGGTGCTTTACCTTTTATTAGTAGTGATGAGTTCTTGGCTCGTAGCTGTATTGCGCGTGGTAACAAGGTACACAACAGCACTTTTTATCTTACTGGTACTGGTGGTTTACGCACTGACCGTCCTTGGGCTTTAACTTCTCCATACACCACTGGTGATGTCCGGGGTGTCGGGACATCCGTTTTTTCCAACAAAGGCGATTCAATTGTCCCAGCTGAAGGTTCTTATCGCCTCAGTGATGGACAGATGGTGTTGAGTCGAGAATGTTCTCGTAGTTAG